CGATCGGAGCGGATATGTTTTGCGATTCCAAACTCTATTCTTATCTTCCGGGCAGTTTGAAAAATTTCGTACAATTCTCGATTTACGTTTCACCTAAACTTAAGGCCGATTCTTACGAAATCGAAATCTTTCAAAAGAAAAAAAACGAGGAAAAAAGCGTCTATCGTTTTCGGGAAACGGGAGAACCGGGAACGGAATGGAAATGGGATCTGAGAAATCAAACGGGGAATTTGGTTTCGGAAGGAACGTATTTTTATAGACTTACAATTTACAGCCGTTACGAACGCTATCAATCCATTCCTTCTTTGTTCGAAGTTTCCAAAGAATCCTTCGATTTGAATTTATCGGTTTCAACGAAAGAGTTTTCGCCGGACAATGACGGAAAGAACGATCTGTTGAAAATCTCTCTTTCGCATCGGGGTATCCCACTTCAATCCTGGGAAGTCACGTTATATGAAATCCCTCCTTACACTTCTATCAAACGTAAGATCAAAACTTGGAGCGGCGAAGGCCAGCCCGGTTCCGAGATTTTCTGGGAGGGATTGGACGAATCCGGCGTTAGAATCGGTTCCTTAAGTGATTTCTATTTCGAATGGAAATATGCGGACGTATTAGGAAGGAAATCGAGTGGAAGAGGAGCCGAATTCAAAACGGAAATTTTGGTAGTGGAGGAAGATCACTCCTTACGAATTTCAATCCCGGAATCCCAAGTGAAAACAAGATGGTGGAGATTGCCGGGAAAGATCCGTTCCATCTTAAGCGAATATCCCGGATACAACATAGAATTGCAGTCGCATTCTTCCCACCAGGGAGACGAAGAAGTCAATCAGGTACAAACGGAAGAAAGAGCAAGAGATGCGTTCGAGTATTTCTTTTCCAAAACGATTCCGTTTGGTAGAATTCGTTTCCGAGGTTATGGAGAGACCTTGCCTTTGATACCGGGTTCTGGAGAATACGAAGCGGATAAAAACCAAAGAATTGATTTTTATCTTTCGCCTTAAAATATGTGCACCGCGGTCATTTACAGAAATTTCGATCGAAAAATTTTCGGCATAGGATTTAACAGAGACGAATCCGTAAAGAGAAAACCTTCTTTGGGCCCTACGAGGTTAGGAAACGGCCCGACTTTTGCGATCGCTCCTTTGGATGGGGATTACGGCGGGACCTGGATTGGCGTCAATTCATCGAAGGAAATTTTTTGCCTTTTGAATTTTTACGAGGTAACCCTAAAACTTTTAAGAAATCCCACAAGCAGAGGTTTGCTTGTTCGTTCTTGTTTGTTAAGCGAAGTCAAACCCGAATCACTCAAACCAGAGGATCTCGAAAATTTTTACCCGTTCAAGCTTTTGAAAATCACCTTGGAAAAAACGGAAGTTTTCACATGGAATGGGGAAAATTTTACGACAACTTCATATACCGATACGTTTCAAATCCTCGGAAGTTCCTTCACACAAGGAGCAAAGGCTCAGATTTCCAGGGAAGTTGTGTTCCAGGAGAGTTATGCTTTAGAGTTTCTTCCCGACGCGGATGAATTTTTGAAATTATCGGGAAATTTTCTCACCTCTCATCTACCTGAAAAGGGAGCGCTTTCGCCTTGTATGCACAGAAGGGATGCTCATACGGTTTCCAAAACAGAAATCGTACTTCAAGAAAATGAGTGTACGATTGCGTATCAGGAAGGTCAACCTTGCGAATCGCCTAAACCGAGAGTTTTTAATTTAACTTTGACGAATTTTTCGTTATACGAATGAGTATAATATATGGCCGATGCGAATTCGTTATTCAGGGATTCCTTTGAATATAGGGATCCATCACTTCAAAAAAGAAAAAATGCGCGTATAAAAATTGCTTTAGGTGCGGAAATCTCGATCCAAGGAAGACAAGAAAAACATCCGGTCACCATTTTGGATATAGGAACCGGCGGAGTGGCTTTGGATTCCAGAACAACCATGTTCGAAGGGGACCACGTTCATCTCCATACGAAAATCAACGGTAAAGATCTAATTCTTGAAACGAAAATCATTCGCTCTTCCGGAAAAAAAGTGAACGGTGTCTTTGTGGGAATCGAAGACAAACATAGAGTCGAAATTCAGGAATTTATCCATAAAAAGTTCTTCGGAAAGGAAAAGAAATCGAATTAGGATCATCTATCAAAAAATCATTGCACCACTGTCGGATATTCTCTTCTGATTAAATAATCGTCCCTGAAAAAGTGAGGTTATAAATTTACTATTTGTGCAAAAATGAAATTTGATAAAGGTGCGCGGGAAAAAATGTAAATCGATCCAGAAACAAAAAGAAAGCTCGAAATAGCTTTCTGAAATTACAACCGGCAGCGGCTAAAACAGCATTGATACGGTTTCCTTCTTTGCCTTTGAGAAAATTCCGGATCATATTGTGATCGTGTTTGAGATGAGACAATGGCGGATCTTCTATTCATCCACATCCTTTGCCAACGAGTCATCTTCTTTCTACTTTTCGCTCTATGTCCCGTTTTACGCTGCCCAAATACGTTTTTAAGCGTTTCGTTTCCTTGCCATCTCATTCGAAAATAAATTTACTAAAAATAGGAGAAACAGGACGCAGAAAAAGGTCAACGTCTCCTAGGCAAGGTCACCCTATCCACTGACTCCTAAAACCCTGACATCTAACATCTATCCACCGAAACGTGGGATTTATTTGTGCTCAGATTAGGTATTCTATTTTAACGTGAGTTCGGCTTAAGAAAGCTTGGGCGAATAAGAAACTAAAGTGCGACGACTCCTCTGAACTCAGGCGCAGAGCTTTCCTAAACTCAAATCTCGCTCCCGAAGGGTCGCGAGATTAGGTCGCTCTGCGGGTCGTCGTCGCAGCTCGCGAATTTCATAGATAAAATGGCTCGGCGACCTGTCGAACGATCCGGATGCCGATCCATAAAGAGGCATCCGCTGAGTTAGGGAATGAGATGCTGAGTTACTCCACCGGCCTTCTTGACTCCGTCGAATCAAGAATATCACATTCGGAACTGTCTTACGTCCAAGAATCATACTAATTTAAGGATCGCGTTAACTCAGCGAAACATAGAATCGCTTTCGAATTTTATTATACCGAACTCACGTTAGTTACAAATTTTTTAATCTGAGCATCGTTATGTTTTATCTGTTGTTCTTTCACCATTTCCTTTGGGTTTGCTCGTTAAATACGCGATTCTGATCGTTTCTTTGTGATGCCGAACGCAATAGCAGTCTGAGATAGCGGAGCGTTATCGAAGACCCTCGACTTTGTCGAGATGAGCTTCATTTTGTTTAAGCTGCATTCTTTTCACTTAAGTTACTTCCGTTGGTTTTCTTGTTTTGTAGTAAATGCAAATTTGCATCTAACCCATGGTTTCCAAGCCCAGAGAAGGGGCGTCAGTTTGTCTTAATAGGACGGCATGTAACAACGACTCTTATAGGAGTAATCACTTCCTATTCTTTTTTTTTACTACTTAGACGTATAAAAATGATACTCAAAAATAATCGGCCAATTTGCAAAAGTGCGGCGGTTCTCAAAAATTAAGTTGAATCTGGAATTCCGACTTTTTAGAGGAAGATCCCAACATTCTAATTTTCGAAATAAGTTCATCATAGTATTCTATTCATGTGTCCGAGTAGTAAGTAGGGTAAAACACCCTACTCTTCCCAGAACTTCTCTTTAAAAAAATCTGGATCTTTCTTAGTCGAAGAATAGAAAGTATACTGAGTGCTGAGGAGAATTATGATACATCTTTTGATTCTTTTTTTTATATTCTTATTTCAAGCTTGTTCGCCTACGTCCGATGCGAAAACGAACAACTCCTTTCTGATTCCTTTAACTCAAGGGAATAACATCGGTTCTGTCGCTGTTCATGGAAATTTAGATTCCTTAGATGCCGAAGAAGTACCGTTGCGGGAAAACTCCGTCAGTCTTGAATGGGCTTCTTTATATGGCGAAGGTCCTAATAAAATCGCCAGAGACTCCAAACTCGCAGTAGATGAAAAGGGTTTTGTTTACGTCGCAGCCGATATAGACAGCGATCCTTCTTATAACCAATTGATCAACGAATGGGTTGTTGGAGGCAAAAATCTAATTATTGCGAAATATGATTCCCAGAAAAATGAAATCTGGAGGAGATCAATATCCGGGGTCCCGGGCGCAAAACTAAACGTTACGGGAATTGCGGTAGATCCCAAAGGAAACGCATATGTAACCGGTTCTATAATCGGTTCTTTTGAATACAGACGCGGTTTAGAAAAACAGGATATGTTCGTAATTAAGTTCCGCTCAAATGGAATCATAGAGTGGATCAAACAAACAGGAACTGAGGATGAAAGATACGAAGTTTCCCCCAGAAAAATCACAGTAGATACATTCGGAAATTCTTATATTGTGGGAACCTCAAACGGACCGTTCGGAGGAAACGGTATAAAAAGAGGAAACGGATTTATCGTCAAATTTGATACCAACGGAAACCAGGTTTGGATCGAACAACTTTCCATTCCAGAAGCGGATATCATTCCAACCGGAGTTGCCTTTGACAAAGTTACGGGTAATATTTACATGAGCGGTTACGGACGCAACGCAAACTTTGCGACCAATACAACTCCCGGTATCGGACAAGACGACCTTTTCATTCTTAAATACGATAGTAACGGAAACCGACAATTCTTCGCTCAACTCGGCGTACCTTTGAAATCAGTTTTTGGCAACGCCATCACTGTGGATCGATTCGGAAACGTTCTTGTAGGAGGATATAGCGATGCAGATTTCGGCTTAAGGCCAGACAAAACGAGTCATCTTGGGATCATCGTAAAGTATGATTCATCCGGCGTTCAACAATGGATCAGACAATTCGGTCCTCCCACAGATCAAAAGTCGACTATGATAAACGAAATAACAACCGACAGGGCAGGAAACGTTTTCACAACGGGCCAAACCAATGGATTTATCAAGTTTAATGACGGTCCTTCAGTAGGAAACGAAGACGTCTTTGTAACCAAACACAGTTCTTCTGGAGAAGTCCAACGGTTATGGCAGTGGGGAATGGTCCGAGAGACTATGATCGGCTCGGGAATCGGAACCGACTTTGACGGGAATCTTTATACAACCGGATGGGTAACCCACAACATATTCGATAACATTTTTGGAAACGAGGTAACGGGAGCTATGGATATATTTCTGATAAAGTTCAGATGATTCCTTATTATGTAGTTAAGCGTTAATCGATACATTTCAATCGTTCTCGCTTTTGAAATTGATTCGAAGTTTGGAATTTTTTTGTTTCAAACTTTGCGTCGGTTTTCCTTTGATTCCATTCGACATCGAACTTCCACCGGCCTTGATCCACTCAAGAGCCGGTAAATTCTGTAAAAATTCAGAAAGACTGGTAACTTTATTTTTACGCAACTTGAAGGAATGCTCTCGATTCTTTCATGTCCGATCGTTCATATGTATAGACCGAGTAGGTTTATAAAAGTATAATCTAACAAAAAGTCATCAACGGCTTTCATTAAACGCTCTTGTACTTAAGCTGATTTAAATCGCAGTCGTTTTCGTCCGCATCGTTTCGAATTCCCAGATAAGTCGGTTGATACAAAGAACCGCCTCTGTATGCGTATAAATAACGTACTTCTATAATATCTTTTTCTTGCGGCATATCAAAATTAACCGGTATGGTTACGTTTCCAACACTAATCCAAGACTTTCCGTCGTAAAGACGCATGCTTACACTGCGTTTTAGATTTACCGTTTCTACGCTTACAGTTGCCGTCTCGTAAAATTTGAACTTAATCTGAGACCCTTTGCTTGCAGGTCTCCCCGCTTTGTAAGGAGCATTCAGATCTTTGAATACGATACCTTCCTTTTGTTTTTCTCGTAATTTATCGAGAAGTCCTTTTTTGCCTTTTGTGGAGACCACCAATTCGACAAGACGAAAGGTTTTGCCCCCATCCTTCAAGACGGATTGAAGTATCGCATAACGCTCTTGGTAGGGTAGATGTTGAATATCTTTTCCGTCTTTCGAAAAAATGTCGAAAGGGTGGAATACATCTCCGATCGACTCTCCGTCCAGAATAAAATCCTCCTGAAAACCGAGAGCACATTCGTGTATGATTTGCGAAGTCGCAATAATTAGACCCTTTCGATTGATTCCCTCCACCCTGTCTCCGGTCTTTCGGATCATCATACGATTGCCGTCCAACTTTTCTTGGGCTCCATATTGATCGTTTTCAATATACGCGGAAAGTTCCTCTTCCTCGATAGGATTGAGAAGTTGACAATGAACACCGCTTATTCGTTCTTCTTTGCTTGTATGAAGATAAGGAGTTCCGGATTCTCCTTCCGTATATCCTTTTGCCATTTTGGAGTTTACGAGTTGGTTCATAATTTTTTGAGCGGATTCGTAAGAAACCGGTTTTGAGGTTTTGGTTCCGGTTTGAAGTGTGCTCCCACGTCTGCCAAAAGCGAAGAGCACCACGTATCCGTCCCCTTCCGGATCTATATTTACATGATAAACTTTGTCACTACCGTCGCCTTGATAATAGAGACTGATCTTATTTAACTCTTTAGAACTTTCTGATGGAGGAGTTTCTAAATCCTGCTTTGCGGTTCTTTGAGATGACCGCTTGGCTTTATTTTTCGGTTGTTCTTCGGTTTTTTGCGAATCAGATTTCGATTGTTTTTCAATTCTCGGAGTTACGGCTTTATCCGCTTCCTTTCGATTCTCTTTGTCCGATTTAGGTTTCTTATCATCAGAAACCAACTTTTCGATTATATCATTTTTTTCTATATAACCTTTTTTTAATTTTTCAGAGAGGATCTTACGCGCTTCTTTTAAGCAGGCTTCTTCGGCTCCAAAAGCTTTAGTTTGAGATGTTCCGGCGACGCCTATTCTGCCATAGACAACGGTAAAGGAATTTCCCGAAACTTCTATGCTCCAAAATTTGTCCGATGTATCGTCTTTATAGGTTAGGTAGTGTTTCATAAAATTTGTTTGAATGATATTTTAATTTATTATTATATTTAAATTTACTAAATATTTGTCGGCTCGGTATTTCTTCTGTTTTGAGGAGGTATTTTTCCCTTTAGCCGTATTTCTTGTGTGACCTTAAAGAAGCTTTTTCCGATAAAGAGACGACTAACGCAGTTATCCGACTCCGCGTGCAGTTGCGGGCCTACTTCCCATTCCTGGATATTGCCAAGCCGCTTTTAGTTAAAGCCCTTCGAAGTCAAGGACTTCCCGTTTTTGTGATCCTTATTTTGTTATAAATGTAAGCCTTGTGCCTAACCCACGCTTTTTAATCGCCGGAAGACGCTCTATTTTATCTGATATGGCGCCCCAATCGGATCAGTAAATAATTTTTCGCACATTTCTCATTAAATCATTTAACTCATTGGAGAAAAAGCATTCGCAGCGATTGATCAGACTGATATTTTCGCGGATTCTATAGCAGGATAACCTATAATACGTCGGGAACTGTTCTTAGTCAGAGAACTATATAACAAAATGCTGAAATTCAGTGTCTAAACGCGGGATTTGTCTCAAAATTCATAAAACCTCCTTAAAAATACTTTATCTTCATTTAAAACGCCATTTCGATCATTCTCGGATATTTTTGGATAGCTTCAGTATCCTATTATGTAGGATCAATAGTATAAAACAACTCAGCAGAACGATTCCTACTCATCTCTATATAATAGAGTGTCTAAAATTCTGCGTCTAAACGTGGGATTTGCGCTCGAATTAACGGTACCTATTTTATAGGGATCAGTAAGGGCGCATTCCAAGACAAAATCAGCAAAGCAGAAGAGATCGATTGAAATCAGATTCTTTTTAAAGAACGTCATTTGCACTGGTACCTCTATCCGAAGGCCGTCGTCTATTCGGCAAAGAACAAATATCCGATCCGGTCGCATAAAAGCGATATGCAAAAATTTCCAATTTTATAATATAAAAAAATATTATATTATTCGCTTATTTGTTTACGCAAAATCAGAGTGTGAATCATAAAGAGGAATCTGTTCGTGCGACTTTTGATCGCCGCGATTTTAAACCGTGATCCGAATAAATTCAATCGATACAGAATCAACCAAGAAGACGATAAAAGTTTTATTCTATTTTTAGCGATACGGACATATTCAACCTACGATAAGCATTGTCCTATTTACAAAAAAACATTCCGAAACACAATTTCTTACGGAGGCTTTTTACAAAATCTCCTAACTTATTATCTTTGAACGGCTCCGAAAATCAATACCCGACTATCCCGTCTTTGTTTCGAAAAAAGCCATCGCTTTAATTTCCTAGGATTGTTCGATGGAATCCAACACCGCATTTTCTAAGGAACTTACAACAAGTTTTAAATCCAAATTAATTAGAAACTTCATCGTAGGACCGCCTAACACAACTATATCGTTAGGCGTTATTCTGTTTCGAACTTTAATTTCGATTGTTTCGTATTTATAGCCGATGTTAAATTTTTGAAATAAAAATATACCGCTACAAGCTTGACAATTTATCGATTTAATTTTAGAATCCCAGATTCTCGAAATAAGGAAAACTCAAATGAAACAAATTTTCAGTATTTTTTTCATAATATTACTGTTAGCCGAATGCGCAGGAGAAAGCAATGATTCTTCCCAATTACTTTTGGGAATCGTAAACAACCAACCACGGAACCTTACTCCTCCCGAACGGAATGCTTCGGGACTGGCGATTATTGACATACCTACGCATTACGTGGATTCTATTTCCGGAAACGATTCCAGTGCGGGCACTAAGTCCGCACCCTATCGCACGATCACAAAAGCACTTTTAGCCTCCAAAGCGGACGGCACAAAGGTGATTTATGTTGCGCCCGGAACCTACAACACATCCATCGGAGAAACATTTCCCATGTATATTCCGGATGGAGTCAACCTATACGGAGACTATGACGGAAAAGGTTTGATCGGAGACTCTTCTTCCCTTTACGCGGGGCCGCCGGGAACCACGCCTAAAACAGGACCTACTTGGATCAACGGAGGAGGATTCGATGTAAATCATACTAGTTGGAATGCCACAATCATTCCAAAAAATAACTCTCAAATTGCAGGATTTAAAATCACCAACCCGAACCCGCTGAGCCCGGGAGGTTATCTTACAAGAGGGGTTTCCGTACAGAATTTCGTATCCATACTTATTAGGAATAACACGATCACCGGGATGTCCCCCTCGGGAGTTGGTATCTATTACGAATATTTTACCGTAACGGCCGTAGGCAGCAATACAATCTCCGGAAATCAAATCATTTCCAACTATTGGGGAATCTACGATGGCAGCATTCGAGCTTCCGATGACAAAGTGGAGAACAATGTAATTACTCAAAATTCCATTGGTATCCTCACTACGCAGGGACTCGATTTAGGACAGGGATCGACCGGAAGCGCGGGAAACAATACTTTTTCCTGCAACACATACGAGGATATACAGATAGGAGGAAACGATAGCATTCCACAAACTCAATACGCAATGAATAACTATTGGGATCACTTTGCGCCTACGATGTCTTTGACGCATACCGACGGCTTGGATATAAGAAAACTTAGTAATTCTACTCTCGTCTATTACGCGGGCGGAGGTTTTGCTTCAAATCCTTGTAACTAAAAAATGATCCTTCCCTTTTTTTCGATATCAAAGAGGGAAGGATCGTCACCGGATCTTCAATAGAGTAATTGAAAATTAAGGTACCACGGGAACTTCTATTATATAGAGACGAGCAATCAACGAAACGTAGTCAATTCACTTCTTTCTTACAAGCGAAACTCCGTCGGCAATCGGAACCAAACTTACATCCACGGAATCGTCCTTGTGAATCATTTCGTTGAACTTCCGAATTCCGATCGTGGAAGGTTCTTGGCGAGTCGAATCGGCCACGCTTCCGTCCCAGAGAACGTTATCCGCAATCAACAAGCCTCCCGGTTTCAGAAGTTCTAAAATCAACGGATAATAGTTCGGATAATTCTCCTTATCCGCGTCGAGAAAAATCAAATCGATCGTAGAGGGACCGAATGCAAAATCGGGAGCCCATTCCGGAAAAGATTTCGAATCGATCAACACTTGCAAAGTTTCTAATGCAGATCCGATCTTCAAACCGATCTTGGATTCGAGACCGTTTTCTTTCCAATATTTCCGCGCGATCGTCGTCCATTCTTCGCTGATATCGCAGCAAAGAATTTTTCCGTCTTCCGGCAATGCGGTCGCAAAACAAAGGGAAGAATACCCCGTAAAACTACCGATCTCTATGATTCGTTTGGCGCCGCTGATTTTTGCCAAAACGTGGAGAAACTGCCCTTCTTCAGGACTGATTTGCATATTGGCCTGCGCCAACTTGCCGGTCTCTTCCCGCAGTCTTCGAAAAGAGTCCGGCTCCCTGACGGAATTCCGGAAGATATAGTCTTCCAGTTTTTCCGTGAGTTGTATGTTCTTTCGACTCAAGGAGTCCCTTCGTAGATTTTTTTTAAGTCCGCGACGATATTCTTTTGCATCGCTTCGTTCGTTCCGCCTCCGATGGAAAGAAGAATCGAATCCCTATGCAATCTTTCCACGGGATATTCCCTGCAATATCCGTAGCCGCCTAACGCTTGTATTGCGTTTCGAGACACTCTTTCCGCCATTTGGGTCGCGACTAATTTTGCGGAAGCGGCTCCGAGAGAATTTCTACTGTCGGGGTTGATTCCGCTTGCCACTTGATACACAAGAGCGCGCGCCGCTTGATAATCCGCGTATGATTCCGCGAGAAGTCTCTGAATTTGTCCGAACTCCGAAAGTTTTTTTCCAAACGCCTCTCTATGACGGATCGTATAATCGGCCATGATATCCACAGAGCGTTTTGCGATTCCCAAAGACTGAGCGGCAAGGGTAACCCTTTCGATTTCGAGGTTTCTCATCATGTGAATAAGGGCCCCGTCTTCCTGGCCGACTAAATTTTCCGCAGGAACCTCGCAATCTTCGAATATAAGCTGAGTCGTCGGGGAGGAGCGCATTCCCATCTTTTCCTCTTTCTTACCGACGCTAAAACCGGGGAAGGAACTTTCCACGATGAAGGAAGTGGTTCTTTTGGAATCCTTGCTCATTTTTGCATACACCAAAAACACACTTCCTATATTTCCGTTCGTGATGTATTGTTTGGAACCGTTTAACACGTATTTGTCGCCCTTTTTTACGGCGATCGTTCTCATGCCGAGAACGTCCGTTCCCGCTCCGGGTTCCGTCATTCCCATTCCGCCGATCCATTCTCCCGAAATCACTTTCGAAAGATACTTCTCTCTCTGAGCCGGACTGGAACTATGATAGAAATTATTTACGAATAATACTTCGTGCGCCAGATACGAAAGCATAAACCCCGGATCATAAGCGGAAAGCTCCTCATGAATAATCACCGCCGCAACAGCGTCCATCCCCATCCCACCGTCTTCTTCCGGAACAGTAATTCCGAAAAGTCCGAGTTCGGAACCGATTCTCCGAAACAACGCAAGATTGAATGTCTCGCGGTCATCGTGCTCCTTCGCCTGGGTATCCATATTCTCTTTTGCAAATTTTGCGATGGTTTCCCGAAGCGCGAGATGGTTCTCTGTCGGGTTGAATAAATCGTTCGGTTTTTCAAGCACAGCTCTCATGTTGCCCTCTTTCTTAATATCCTCTACCCCAAGACTAAAACAGCTCGACAGAGAATCTTTATTTTCCAAAAACTATCTTATGATCTACGCTCTGATTTTGACAATCCTTTGTGGGCTTTTTTTCTTCCTATCTTACCGCTTATCTCAAAAATCGAATGCTCTTTTACAAAAAAATTCAAATATGCAAGAACCTATCGTAAAAAATACGAATTCCTCCCGAAACGACGACTCCTTCCAAGCAAGTAAGTTCGCCATTTTGAAACCTTCCGTTTTTCGTTCGAAGCTCCAGAACGCTCTGCACTCTCCCTTTCAAAAAGAATCCGTTTTTCTGCTTTTGTCTCTTTGTATTTGGATGCTTTTACCCTTATTTTGGGGGCTTGCTTTTTTCCTAAAAACAGACGCAAATGTTTTGGTCGTTATCGGATGTATGATCTGGACTTATTACTGGTTGAAATATCTTTTTTCAACCGATGAGGCCGTTTAGAACCGTTTAAAAAAGTGGTTTGCACGACATAGACACA
The nucleotide sequence above comes from Leptospira weilii. Encoded proteins:
- a CDS encoding LIC10774 family surface protein yields the protein MKQIFSIFFIILLLAECAGESNDSSQLLLGIVNNQPRNLTPPERNASGLAIIDIPTHYVDSISGNDSSAGTKSAPYRTITKALLASKADGTKVIYVAPGTYNTSIGETFPMYIPDGVNLYGDYDGKGLIGDSSSLYAGPPGTTPKTGPTWINGGGFDVNHTSWNATIIPKNNSQIAGFKITNPNPLSPGGYLTRGVSVQNFVSILIRNNTITGMSPSGVGIYYEYFTVTAVGSNTISGNQIISNYWGIYDGSIRASDDKVENNVITQNSIGILTTQGLDLGQGSTGSAGNNTFSCNTYEDIQIGGNDSIPQTQYAMNNYWDHFAPTMSLTHTDGLDIRKLSNSTLVYYAGGGFASNPCN
- a CDS encoding PilZ domain-containing protein; this encodes MADANSLFRDSFEYRDPSLQKRKNARIKIALGAEISIQGRQEKHPVTILDIGTGGVALDSRTTMFEGDHVHLHTKINGKDLILETKIIRSSGKKVNGVFVGIEDKHRVEIQEFIHKKFFGKEKKSN
- a CDS encoding acyl-CoA dehydrogenase family protein, encoding MRAVLEKPNDLFNPTENHLALRETIAKFAKENMDTQAKEHDDRETFNLALFRRIGSELGLFGITVPEEDGGMGMDAVAAVIIHEELSAYDPGFMLSYLAHEVLFVNNFYHSSSPAQREKYLSKVISGEWIGGMGMTEPGAGTDVLGMRTIAVKKGDKYVLNGSKQYITNGNIGSVFLVYAKMSKDSKRTTSFIVESSFPGFSVGKKEEKMGMRSSPTTQLIFEDCEVPAENLVGQEDGALIHMMRNLEIERVTLAAQSLGIAKRSVDIMADYTIRHREAFGKKLSEFGQIQRLLAESYADYQAARALVYQVASGINPDSRNSLGAASAKLVATQMAERVSRNAIQALGGYGYCREYPVERLHRDSILLSIGGGTNEAMQKNIVADLKKIYEGTP
- a CDS encoding O-methyltransferase, with amino-acid sequence MSRKNIQLTEKLEDYIFRNSVREPDSFRRLREETGKLAQANMQISPEEGQFLHVLAKISGAKRIIEIGSFTGYSSLCFATALPEDGKILCCDISEEWTTIARKYWKENGLESKIGLKIGSALETLQVLIDSKSFPEWAPDFAFGPSTIDLIFLDADKENYPNYYPLILELLKPGGLLIADNVLWDGSVADSTRQEPSTIGIRKFNEMIHKDDSVDVSLVPIADGVSLVRKK
- a CDS encoding NRDE family protein, yielding MCTAVIYRNFDRKIFGIGFNRDESVKRKPSLGPTRLGNGPTFAIAPLDGDYGGTWIGVNSSKEIFCLLNFYEVTLKLLRNPTSRGLLVRSCLLSEVKPESLKPEDLENFYPFKLLKITLEKTEVFTWNGENFTTTSYTDTFQILGSSFTQGAKAQISREVVFQESYALEFLPDADEFLKLSGNFLTSHLPEKGALSPCMHRRDAHTVSKTEIVLQENECTIAYQEGQPCESPKPRVFNLTLTNFSLYE
- a CDS encoding LIC10362 family protein, whose product is MIYALILTILCGLFFFLSYRLSQKSNALLQKNSNMQEPIVKNTNSSRNDDSFQASKFAILKPSVFRSKLQNALHSPFQKESVFLLLSLCIWMLLPLFWGLAFFLKTDANVLVVIGCMIWTYYWLKYLFSTDEAV
- a CDS encoding SBBP repeat beta-propeller lipoprotein, LipL53 family yields the protein MIHLLILFFIFLFQACSPTSDAKTNNSFLIPLTQGNNIGSVAVHGNLDSLDAEEVPLRENSVSLEWASLYGEGPNKIARDSKLAVDEKGFVYVAADIDSDPSYNQLINEWVVGGKNLIIAKYDSQKNEIWRRSISGVPGAKLNVTGIAVDPKGNAYVTGSIIGSFEYRRGLEKQDMFVIKFRSNGIIEWIKQTGTEDERYEVSPRKITVDTFGNSYIVGTSNGPFGGNGIKRGNGFIVKFDTNGNQVWIEQLSIPEADIIPTGVAFDKVTGNIYMSGYGRNANFATNTTPGIGQDDLFILKYDSNGNRQFFAQLGVPLKSVFGNAITVDRFGNVLVGGYSDADFGLRPDKTSHLGIIVKYDSSGVQQWIRQFGPPTDQKSTMINEITTDRAGNVFTTGQTNGFIKFNDGPSVGNEDVFVTKHSSSGEVQRLWQWGMVRETMIGSGIGTDFDGNLYTTGWVTHNIFDNIFGNEVTGAMDIFLIKFR
- a CDS encoding OmpA family protein, with translation MRNGIRFIIFSFFLFNFSLHANAFLKTNADVFSPNWDGRNDVLEFKISKSALPILSDWELVIQNSRDDVVKTFKADHRRKRGFSFFPFLQDDTKLSPLEITIPESIFWFGEDSKGFLLPDGEYKYRLRLITENKENLLSEEKTVFLDSRPPSSEIGAKTRVLFFTGDRNSSRITITQKVSGEFTDVFTGEFADSEGKVVKSYSWKFKEVPSVLNWDGTDFSNKQLSNGVYTYRLIGSDKGKNESVSVLSDLTIRNESIGADMFCDSKLYSYLPGSLKNFVQFSIYVSPKLKADSYEIEIFQKKKNEEKSVYRFRETGEPGTEWKWDLRNQTGNLVSEGTYFYRLTIYSRYERYQSIPSLFEVSKESFDLNLSVSTKEFSPDNDGKNDLLKISLSHRGIPLQSWEVTLYEIPPYTSIKRKIKTWSGEGQPGSEIFWEGLDESGVRIGSLSDFYFEWKYADVLGRKSSGRGAEFKTEILVVEEDHSLRISIPESQVKTRWWRLPGKIRSILSEYPGYNIELQSHSSHQGDEEVNQVQTEERARDAFEYFFSKTIPFGRIRFRGYGETLPLIPGSGEYEADKNQRIDFYLSP
- a CDS encoding WGR domain-containing protein, giving the protein MKHYLTYKDDTSDKFWSIEVSGNSFTVVYGRIGVAGTSQTKAFGAEEACLKEARKILSEKLKKGYIEKNDIIEKLVSDDKKPKSDKENRKEADKAVTPRIEKQSKSDSQKTEEQPKNKAKRSSQRTAKQDLETPPSESSKELNKISLYYQGDGSDKVYHVNIDPEGDGYVVLFAFGRRGSTLQTGTKTSKPVSYESAQKIMNQLVNSKMAKGYTEGESGTPYLHTSKEERISGVHCQLLNPIEEEELSAYIENDQYGAQEKLDGNRMMIRKTGDRVEGINRKGLIIATSQIIHECALGFQEDFILDGESIGDVFHPFDIFSKDGKDIQHLPYQERYAILQSVLKDGGKTFRLVELVVSTKGKKGLLDKLREKQKEGIVFKDLNAPYKAGRPASKGSQIKFKFYETATVSVETVNLKRSVSMRLYDGKSWISVGNVTIPVNFDMPQEKDIIEVRYLYAYRGGSLYQPTYLGIRNDADENDCDLNQLKYKSV